The Microcoleus sp. bin38.metabat.b11b12b14.051 genome segment TGCAGTGTGCCGTAGCCGTTAACCCCCAAATTAACTACTTCATACTTGGGTAATTTTTCTTGCAGCAACCACGCATAAGTTTCGCTGTCATTCAATGACCAACCGTAGGTAAAAGAACAGCCAAATATCCAAACTTCTGGTTTCTTCGATGATTGATTGTAAGTGTTGAGCGGATGTGTTATTCTTAAACTATTATTGAGGTGAGTTGCATTAAATGAGTAATTGCCGTTAAGCGTTACCTTGAATTTTCCTGGTAAATGCTTGTATCCGAGTTCCGATTCTTTGGTGAAAAAGTTTCCTTTCGGTTCTACGGCAATATCCACATTTTCGATTTGCCAGGGTTTGTATCCCGCAACTCGCAAGACAATTTCAGCACTACCGACAGATATAAATATTGGGAAAATTACATAAGTTATTAATTTGAAAGCAAAATTCTTAGCTCTACCTTTTTTCATTTGATTAGTCTCTGGGCTCGCAGTTTCTTAGCCAAAGCAGATTCGCCCGCTTCTAAGCGCAACTTTTCGGCATACTCGAACCGGCGCTGCATATCTGCATCCAGCTCTTGTTTGTGATCCCAATAATAAGCAAAAGCAGAATGAATTTGGCTCATTGTCAAATAGCGGTGGTTGAGGTGCAACTCGGCTGGGCTCCAGCCATAAGCGAGATGAGCTTGTACTAATTCAACAACTTTCATTGTGGTTCCGGCGATGAGAGGAACGTTCTTCTCGTCTAATTCCACATATTTGTATTCGGTTGCAGTTAGAGTCACGGTTTTTACCTTATCGATCGCACTTTTATTATATCTATGAGAGCGATCGCCAAAATAAAACCCGCAACAGCGGGTTATTTAACAGTATCTTACATAGATGAATCCTAATAACCAGACTCTTCCTCGTACTCAGGAGTCTTAGTCTTCTCAGGGATATTCACCCGAGGAGCCTTGTAAGGTTTCGGTGCTTCATCGTCAGCCCAAGCATCCGCCTCCACATCATCCTCGTACTCGTACTCAACAACCGATTCCTTCGGGCGAGAAACTTCAGGGCGACTGTACTGCTTCTCTTCTTCGTAATCGTCCTCGTAATCGTCCTCGCCGCCCCAATTATCCTCTTCATACTCATCATAATCGTCGATCGGCTCAGGCTGCATCACCCGCATCTGCTGTGGCTGTCGTACAGGCGGCCGGTTCCACTGCGAATCCTCATCCCAAGGAACTTCCTCCACCACAGGCGCCGCTACCTTGCTACGCATTTCTGGTGCTGGTATCCGCACGCCCGGGCCCAATTGATATTCTGTAGCCACAGGTTTCGGATAATAGCCTTGCTCGTCCTCGTCTCTTTCCCAAGGTGCTTGGCCCAAACCGACGCGCTCCAGCAAACCCACGCTAAGCTGCCTCAGCCTTTCCTCGGAACCTTCAAACACAATCAAGCGGTTGGGGCCGCTGCTGACAACTTCCTCAATCCCCAACTCGTAGGTACTGAGAACTTGGTCTGGGATTTGGGGGATTCCCAAAGAAGCGATGACGATTGAAACTAACTTACCGTCTTCCGGGTCGAACCGAAAGCCCCGCACTCTCCCCAAAAGTTCGCCGGTTTCGGTGATCACTTCGCTGTTAATCAAAATGCTGTAGACATCAACATCAACGTCATCTTCGATCGCACTTTCATCTTCCACCAACAGCACGTCGCCGATTTCGCTAACACTGTTGAGGAACATAAACTTCGGCATTCCAGCGACCGCGAATATATTATCACGCAGACCGATCGCCACAACTTCCCGCCGATCGATGTCTACCCACAATTGACTGACTACACCCAAGCGCTTACCTCTGTCGCGGGTGATGACTTGAGTGCCTAGAATATCGGAGCGTTGGCAGATTTGTTCGGATGTCATTCTAACTCTAATCCTGATTTATCAAGTATATATATCACTGAATACCATCAATCGATTTTAGATTTTAGATTTTAGATTTTAGATTTACTCGTAGCTTTGAATCTGGGAGATTGAGCTAGGGTCTAAAATTTCGATCTTTCGACGATTTAAGTACGTGGGACTGTATCCGTTTTTGTCTGGGGTCATCGACATATACTCCGGGACTACAACTTAAGTCCGATGACTTGAGTATAAGCTCCCCGCGCTTGAGTAACACCAATTGTACGCTCAGCCGATTGAATCATAGGTCGCCGCAAACTCACAACAATAAACTGGGCTTGTTCAGACTGTCGTTTTATCATTCTAGCTAATCGCTCCACATTTGCCCCATCCAAGAACATATCCACTTCATCAAAAGCGTAGAACGTAGACGGGCGGTAGCGTTGCAGAGCAAAAATAAAACTCAGCGCTGTCAGAGATTTTTCGCCTCCCGACATAGAAGCCAGCCGTTGTACGGGTTTCCCCTTCGGGTGAGCGACCAAATTCAAACCGCTGCTGAACGGGTCTTCTTGGTCATCTAGCTGAAGATACCCGTCACCTTCGGAAAGTTCCGCAAAGATTGTCTGGAAGTTCTCGTTAACCGCATCAAAAGCTTCTTTAAAAGCGCGCCGCCTGAGTGTGGTAAAATTTTCGATTCTCAACAGCAGTTCAGTGCGTTCTCCGGCTAATGTCGTCAACTTTTGACTCAATTCTTGCAAACGTTCTTGAGTGCGGTTGTACTCTTCCAAGGCTAGCATATTGACTGGTTCTAAAGCTTGAATGCGTTTGGCGATCGCCTTTACTTCTTGCTGCAACTCTGTTAAATTAGCTTTTTCCACATTTTCGGGAATTGATGGCACCGGATCGGGCATTTCTGCCCGCTGTGTTTCCATGAGAGTACGGACTGCGGCTAATTGTTCGCGGCGTTCTTGCTGAGTTTCGTGCAGTTTCTGCAACTGCCATTGTAACTGTTGTTTTGCCAAATGTTGCTCTCGCAGTTGAGATTCCGCGCGATCGCGTTCTCCCTTCTCCACCCCCAAACTTTCTTCAATTTCTGCCAGCGCCACCTTAGCTGCGGCAATTTGTCCGTCGAGTTCTAACTGCTGCGAAACAATGCGATTCACAGCATCAGTTCCCGCATTTTGCTGAACTTGCCATTCCTGCAATCTCTCGCTGCCTTCTTTAATTTTCTCCTCCAAACGCCCGAATTGATTTTGTAAGTCTCCTTGACGCTGCTGAGCGTTTCTGTGAGCCAATTCGCGCTCTTGCAGTTGCGCTTCCAGAGCGCGCAAACCCGACTGCATTTGCTGCCATTCGCTGTGACTGTTCGACTCTTCCAACTGCGCCAAAGTTTGGCGATATTCCTGCAATTGAGCTGCTTGCGTCGGCAATTCTCTCTCCAGCAACTGCAATCTGGTTTGCGAATCAGTCAATTCCTGAGTATTTTTAGCAATTTGCGATCGCACTTGTGACTGCTGCGCTTGCAAATTTTTCATTTCCGACTCCAACTGTTCCAAACGTAACTGATTTTCGCGCAAGTTCTGCTTCGCCTCCATCAATTCTTGACTGCGAGTTTTGACAGCAACAGCAGCGCGATCGATCGCAATTTTGCACCGTTCCAAAATCCGCTCAATTTCCTCAAGACGTTCTTGCAGAGAAGCAATTGTCCGCGCTTCATCCGCAGCATCACTACCATCAACCGTGCCAAAATGCAAGCTAGATCTATTACTCGAACTTCCGCCAGTCATCGCGCCGCTAGTTTCCAGAATTTCCCCATCCAAAGTGACAATCCGATATTGTCCCAAATAGCGGCGGGCATCGGTAAGGTTGCCAAATACAACCGTACTGCCAAAAACGTAAGCAAAAATCTCCTGATAGCGCGCATCGCACTCAATCAAATTCACCGCCGCATCGACAAAACCCGCCGCGCGCCGCAAATTTTCATTCACCGAAAACCGACCGCCTCTAATCTTATTCAAAGGCAAAAACGTCATCCTTCCCGCCCGTTTTTGCTTCAACAATTCGATCGCAGCAGCCCCCACACTGTCATTTTCCACAACCATATTACCCATGCGGCCGCCCGCCGCAATTTCCAGCGCCAACTGAAAGCGCGGTTCCACCCTGCCCAGTTGAGCCACCAAGCCACAAACTCCGCCAATTCCGCTTTGGGCGATAATTTTTGCCGTAAACGTGCCGCTCGCTTCTTGCTGCGCTTGAAACTGCACTTCTAGCTTATCTAACCTGCGCTGTCTTTCCCGTTGTTCTTCCAACAAACGAGTTTGAGTTTCCTGTTGTAGTTGCAATTCTTGTTCGGCGGCGACTAAAATCTGATTCAGCGATTCCACTTGCAAAGCAGCAACTGCTTTGGTTTCCCCCAGAAGAGATTGCTGAACTTTTTTCGATTCAATTTGCTGTTCCAATACTTGCAGCGATTCGTTGTGTTCTTGAATTTGACTTTGCAGGCGATCGGCTCTTTCACCAATCGTAGCTTGTTCTGTACGCTGCGGTTCCAAAGTTTGCTGAATTGTTTCGATTTGGCGGTGCAGTTCCGTTTGCTGTTGCACCCAAGCTTCGGCCGTCGAGGCGATCGCATTTGCAACTTCCCGATTATCAGCTAAACTTTGCTGGGCTACGTCTCGCTGTTCCTGCAAAATTCCTGTTTGAGACTTAACATAAGATATTTCAATCTCAATTTGCTCCAAACTTTGCCGGAATTGCCGCACTTCTTCCTCAGTTTGTGCTATGTTCGCAGCCATTTGTCCAGCAGTGGTTTCCAAATCCTGTTTGCGGTTTTGAAGTTGGCGCCGTTCCGCTTCCTGAGTCGCAATCGTCGCTTGCAAAGCCAACAATTCCGACTCACCCAAAGCCTTAACGCGGGCATTTAGCGCGTCAAGTTCAGCGGTTGCTGCTTGAATTTGGGTAGTAATTGCTTGCAATTGTTCGGTGAGAGATGCCGAATTGCGATCGCCCGTTTCGATTTGTTCGCGCAGTTTCCATTCTTGTTTTTGCAACTGACGGAACTTGAGGACAATTTCCCACTGCGACTTCTCTTGAAACTCCGCCCGCAGCTTTTGATACTTTTCCGCTTTTGTGCGATCCGAAGCAAGTCTATCGCGTTGAGAAATCAGCTCTTTTTCAACAATCCCGCTGCGTTCTTCAACTTCCTTAACTTCATCCAACTTTTGCCTTGCGAGGGAGATTTTGCGATCGAATTGAGCCACTCCTGCCAATTCATCAATAATTTCGCGGCGTTCCTTAGCATTCATGGAAATAATGCTCGTAACGTCTCCTTGTAAAACAACGTTATAACCTTCGGGATAAATCCGCAAACGGTTAAGTTGTTCGTGCAGTTGAGTCAACGTGCAAGGTGCGCCATTAATATAATAATTTGACGTATAAGTTCCTTGACGAGTGACTCGGAGTTTCCGCGTCACACTCCACTCATCCGGTTTTGGAGTTTGGATTTTGGATTTGCGATTGCTAGTAAGTAGTTGTCCGTTGTTGTCTTGAGTTGTGGCGATTTCAATCTCTTCGACATCTTCAACAGATAAATCTTCCGATTTTGGATTTTCGATTTTGGATTTTAGATTGGATGATTTTCCGTTCTTGTCTTGAACGTCTATTTCGGGATTTTGGATCTTAGATTTTAGATTAGATGATTGTCCGTTGTTATCTTCAGTTTCAGGAATTTCGATTGCTTCAACATCTGCAACAGAATTAACAGACAAATCATCCGCTAAATTTTCATCCTGATTTTGAGCATCATCCTCATCTTCATCTTGGTCGAACCATTCATCGCCCACATCTTCCAGCGCAAAGGTAGCAGTCACGCTAGCCTCAATCGTACCGCGCTTATTTTGGGCGCTGTTCACCAAATCCGGCAAACGTTCAGCCCGCATTCCCTTAGAAGTCGAAAGTCCCAGACAAAACAGCAAAGCATCAAGGATGTTAGACTTCCCTGAACCGTTGGGGCCGGAAACCACAGTAAAACCGGGCAGCACAGGAATCGAAGTTGTGCCGCCAAAAGACTTAAAGTTAGTTAGTTCGATCCGCTTAATGTGAACCATTTGCTAGGACTAACTTTGGCTCTAGGGTGTTGTCACAGGGTAGCACAGGCACTAGGGCGATCGACAACCTGCGAACTTTTCGGGCATTGTCGATCGAACAGGTATCTGCCACTTTTGTCAACAACACAGTCAACCGATTTTAGATTTTAGACTTCGACTTCGCTCAGTCGAACGATTTTAGATTTTAGATTGACCCCACGGATAAATGCGGGGGCTTGAGGATTTTAGATTTTAGACTTCGACTTCGCTCTGTCGAACGATTTTGGATTGATTCCACGGATAAATCACGTGGCGGGTACCACCTTTGAAATTCTCAAGCAGCTTCTACTTCAAAAGCTGCTTGAGAATGGCGCCGCCTCTGCGGCGCGACGGACAGCGGAAAACAAAAGTAAATTTTGATACATATTACTTCATTAAAGTCGATCGACAATATTTGTGCGATTGCACCTGAAATCCTCACCCAGCAAGAACTTAGCCCAGATAAAGTCGGAAAGTCCTCAGATTACCCCCTAGACATATCCAAACTTTCCGGTAAAATCGAAACCAAAATTAATAATGTATAAAGTAGCGAAGCAAATATTATGGAGGGCAAAATCATTACACCAGCTCAAAACTCGTCTAACC includes the following:
- a CDS encoding DUF433 domain-containing protein, giving the protein MTLTATEYKYVELDEKNVPLIAGTTMKVVELVQAHLAYGWSPAELHLNHRYLTMSQIHSAFAYYWDHKQELDADMQRRFEYAEKLRLEAGESALAKKLRAQRLIK
- a CDS encoding PRC-barrel domain-containing protein, coding for MTSEQICQRSDILGTQVITRDRGKRLGVVSQLWVDIDRREVVAIGLRDNIFAVAGMPKFMFLNSVSEIGDVLLVEDESAIEDDVDVDVYSILINSEVITETGELLGRVRGFRFDPEDGKLVSIVIASLGIPQIPDQVLSTYELGIEEVVSSGPNRLIVFEGSEERLRQLSVGLLERVGLGQAPWERDEDEQGYYPKPVATEYQLGPGVRIPAPEMRSKVAAPVVEEVPWDEDSQWNRPPVRQPQQMRVMQPEPIDDYDEYEEDNWGGEDDYEDDYEEEKQYSRPEVSRPKESVVEYEYEDDVEADAWADDEAPKPYKAPRVNIPEKTKTPEYEEESGY
- the smc gene encoding chromosome segregation protein SMC, which codes for MVHIKRIELTNFKSFGGTTSIPVLPGFTVVSGPNGSGKSNILDALLFCLGLSTSKGMRAERLPDLVNSAQNKRGTIEASVTATFALEDVGDEWFDQDEDEDDAQNQDENLADDLSVNSVADVEAIEIPETEDNNGQSSNLKSKIQNPEIDVQDKNGKSSNLKSKIENPKSEDLSVEDVEEIEIATTQDNNGQLLTSNRKSKIQTPKPDEWSVTRKLRVTRQGTYTSNYYINGAPCTLTQLHEQLNRLRIYPEGYNVVLQGDVTSIISMNAKERREIIDELAGVAQFDRKISLARQKLDEVKEVEERSGIVEKELISQRDRLASDRTKAEKYQKLRAEFQEKSQWEIVLKFRQLQKQEWKLREQIETGDRNSASLTEQLQAITTQIQAATAELDALNARVKALGESELLALQATIATQEAERRQLQNRKQDLETTAGQMAANIAQTEEEVRQFRQSLEQIEIEISYVKSQTGILQEQRDVAQQSLADNREVANAIASTAEAWVQQQTELHRQIETIQQTLEPQRTEQATIGERADRLQSQIQEHNESLQVLEQQIESKKVQQSLLGETKAVAALQVESLNQILVAAEQELQLQQETQTRLLEEQRERQRRLDKLEVQFQAQQEASGTFTAKIIAQSGIGGVCGLVAQLGRVEPRFQLALEIAAGGRMGNMVVENDSVGAAAIELLKQKRAGRMTFLPLNKIRGGRFSVNENLRRAAGFVDAAVNLIECDARYQEIFAYVFGSTVVFGNLTDARRYLGQYRIVTLDGEILETSGAMTGGSSSNRSSLHFGTVDGSDAADEARTIASLQERLEEIERILERCKIAIDRAAVAVKTRSQELMEAKQNLRENQLRLEQLESEMKNLQAQQSQVRSQIAKNTQELTDSQTRLQLLERELPTQAAQLQEYRQTLAQLEESNSHSEWQQMQSGLRALEAQLQERELAHRNAQQRQGDLQNQFGRLEEKIKEGSERLQEWQVQQNAGTDAVNRIVSQQLELDGQIAAAKVALAEIEESLGVEKGERDRAESQLREQHLAKQQLQWQLQKLHETQQERREQLAAVRTLMETQRAEMPDPVPSIPENVEKANLTELQQEVKAIAKRIQALEPVNMLALEEYNRTQERLQELSQKLTTLAGERTELLLRIENFTTLRRRAFKEAFDAVNENFQTIFAELSEGDGYLQLDDQEDPFSSGLNLVAHPKGKPVQRLASMSGGEKSLTALSFIFALQRYRPSTFYAFDEVDMFLDGANVERLARMIKRQSEQAQFIVVSLRRPMIQSAERTIGVTQARGAYTQVIGLKL